A window of Rosa rugosa chromosome 7, drRosRugo1.1, whole genome shotgun sequence genomic DNA:
CAGATtcgggaagcagtggcctctccggtataatttgccattcatgatcgtgtatcgagctgaccttaactgtAGTCTTCTGGCCTCGATCTTATCGTCCGGTGCTACGCCGtcgaccatgtatttcaaaattgggtccatccacgaaactgtgtgatccacagcgaatatttctgacacagttttagaagtgctaggtctctcgagtatttcgactttagtggccccataggtaggacttggagaagttgatgcaagcttagcaagggcgtctgccttgtcgttttctgccctcggtatctgggtaaaaatgtaggaggtaaatctctgaactaatgcccgagccagagcctggtaagaggacatgtggggttcctttgcctcgaagttgccgctgacctggtttacgaccaactgggaatcactgaaaatactaaggtgctgcacccctagttcccgggcgatctgcagacctgctatgagtgcctcgtattctgcggtgttgttggatgccttgaaggcaaatttgagggcgtactcgtagacttgatcgtccgggctaattagcaggataccggctccactggttttcttgttggatgcgccatcaacatataatcgccaagtgcttggtggaggcggatccggggctagtggttcaggtgattccagggacgggttatgggagggaatcgcctcagaaataaaatctgccgctgcctggcccttaatagctgtccggggttggtacttgatatcgaactctcccagctcgatggcccatttaattaacctgcccgatgtctctggtttctgcaaaacctgcctcagcgggtgattagtgaaaacggtgattgaatgtgcttggaagtaatgcctaagcttccgggccgataccaggagggccagtgctattttttcaatgtccgggtacctggattctgcaccagtgtacccctttccagcatagtacaccgggtactcgcaatcggagtccttcctaatcagagctgagcttacagctgttgaagatgccgccagatatatgtagagcatttctcctggaacgggtttgtaaagtagaggtaccgctgataagtacgccttcaagccaataaaagcagtctcgtgctcagctgtccaggctattacctcgacgtgctgggtttttagcagtttgaagaaaggagtacacttgtccgtcagcctggagatgaaccttgacagggcggccaccttgcctgtaagagattggacctcgttccggtaggttggggataccatgtctaatatagcctgcaccttctccgggttggcttcgttccccctgtggctaatgatgtacccgagaaactttcctacctcgaccccgaagatgcacttctgcgggttaagccgcataccattgcgtaatatgatggtgaagacgattgacaagttggttacgtggtcctccggagttaaactttttaccaacatatcgtccacgtaaacttccatgatagtaccgataacaTCCTCGAACATAGAGTTGAcaagtcgctgataagtggcacctgcgttttttaatccgaaaggcatgacatggtaacaatagagacccttgtctgtggtgaaggcagtgtgctcctcgtctgccgggttcattcgaatttggttgtacccactgaacgcatccatgaaactgagtaaccggtacccagcagtggagtcgattagttggtcaattcgcgggagcgggaagctatccttggggcatgctcggttgaggtttgtgtagtccacacacatgcgccatgatccctgagatttctttggcaccatgaccacgttggctaaccaccggggatacgtgacttccctgacaaagttgatggccatcaacttctttacttcagcctggatagcccggtacttatcgtgtgtgaaggccctcctcttttgtcttaccggtgctgaataagggacaatactaagattgtgcgtggctatctccattggtataccgggcatgtcctcatatgaccaggcgaatgcagatgagtttgagcggaggaacgagatcaacgCTTCCCTGATAACCGGGGAcagcttagtacctatcttaacagtcctgtccgggaactgctctgatagcaccacctcctcaatgtcctctacggcaccgggccgttcttcgtctgaatcggtatcatctctgggatcctcgtacctgtccgtcagagggttagtagccacgggcaacatctcaaactttcccctaccgcgagatacggtcaaagaatagcatttccttgctgcgacctggtcaccccggatcgtagcaatgccgaccggggttggcactttcatcatcagcatgtgacctgcaatgaaggttttcagacgccaaagtgccggtcggcccaggatagcattataggatgagacgcagtccaccacgatgaactctgttttgatggttgaacaatttggactttcgcctaccgtgatcgataggtaatctgatccgagtggttggacgatatcccctgaaaagctaatgaggggctcattatcctgcgacagcttggctctccctctgttcagagctttgtacgcatcgcgaaataatacgctaaccgaggccccggtgtccacgagcacccgggacattatgtaatggtccatttggagcgtgattaagaaaggatcatcatggggcattttcagatcggcttcctcttcctgcaggaatgtcaccgatgtccatccggtacccccgtcttgccgcggggccttgtggaagttgaaaacttccggatgactgaaactagaatttcgcctcttcctctggggatgtaattccttcgggcccccaccgtggatcgtgaagatttggccgtacacgtccaccgctcctacctccttagcaggcaggtaccgttgaagcttgcccctctggataagggactcgatagtattttttaaagcaacacagagattagtattgtgtccggcatcctcatgataagtgcagaactttccggtatcttgctgggtaagtttactcttcgggaacttccttgggggtgggcccggtatctcatccttactttcgttccaaatagtctcgtatgaagcgttgaggattgtgaacacctcataccgggggggtggtggtgttcgcggggcctgttgtacccctggctcccgctgacggtgagtggtcccataactgttagtcctggacgaggactctttgtttcttttgctcgaggtatggggtgacctgtcatgactatgggcccactccctctttcgtggctcatccctgacagttgaggccggggttggcacccttagctctggtctgggggtgtccccgtaggtttcgaattcggcctgggcgtgtctgatggcagtggccatcagctcgtcgtagttggctggaggattatggttaatcccgtagagaaattctccgcgccttaagcctctcctgaaagccagctcggccagttccttattaaggtcccggcacttggcggtagccgcctgccaccgatttacaaaagacttcaaagtttcattctctccctgctggacctttaacaggccctttggtgtgtgcatcccatcggtgcgtaagatgaatcgagctacaaacttgtcagctaactccttgaaattccctacagaaccgaccggcagttcgtagaaccaactcaaagcttcccctgacaaggtttcctggaacatgttacaacacacctcatccgtatatcccttggcgtttgtttgcgagcggaaggcctgtagatgctggtaggggtctccaacccccgtgtagtcaatcttcagtggcttcgacatatccgctcgaatggctcctctgacctgttgggtgaaaggacccgggcagtcctcgtaggtggtcatggccctccaggtgtccctgttttccgtggcctgcacccttgcctgcagagcatgcaaagagttgctcatttgtacaagtaatgccgtgtttgcgtcggttaccggggggatattcgatactggctgtggtaacggtggtggtggtagatgtctcaagctttccgggaacaattctaccggtacttggattatCCGCTGGGCGGCGTTCGCGCCTGTTGCCGGTTGGGATGCtctagccagggcctgggtgagcgcctcgttgtgctggtgcctccggtccagtgctcgggccagcgctgtgttttcatcttccagatcctggatcttctgttgcgtaaggcggtttgtttccctatcggtactctgttgttcccgatcgatcctggattgttccctgaaggctgctatctccgcccgcatggattccaattccgataccggagacacttggtccgggacatgcgggtccaaggatccgagaccatgaatttcttcaacacctggcgcttctgctgatgaagtacccggacagaatatcagtgcccgggcgacacttctaccctctcctgccgttccttccggctcagtcatgatagcgaccccctatctggcgcgccaatgtttctagtggctttctccgggtacctcacacagaatgctataccgtctggggtaccgatccaactcctaaatcctgtatcaaTAACACACGTTTAGAGggataaaccgtaccggacggtttatacctctccgatgcctgagtgagaagctaatatagatgtatagtaagtaaatagtggataaaggagttattacccgtaaaaggtagttgtgctaatgcctttatcctcgagcatgtgaaggaagtctcccccatcctcgatgtgggacactagttgttcttctgatgccatcagtcctcctgttgtgtaaatagttgggctgtgctggccttgcccagggccctgggtgccctgGGTGGCATCCCagatgagccccgccatggtgggtcgtaaacccggcccatggcatagtacatgggagtaccgatggggcccagccgacagtgccaaacttagttgagacttccctagtgtgtacatcctattttatattttagccacctttggctttgtaatgaatgtactgcttttggccgcagaGCCattttatgaatacaataatattttcttatcctgatattcaaatatccgtgaggagccaataattgtgtctcgcaaggccccaaatataggcccccatagttgtatattgaaaataatatgaacttttaaaatatgctccgggTTAAAAAGatcctcgcggcgagggttttgagaaaatatttatcttttggatccacttgctggccccaactcaaaactcttggtTTTATCTTCTTAATGAGTCTTTAACTTCGCATTAACTAACTGTTGAAAACTCCACCgtgagaagataatattgaaaatggaacagttacctcctcgaaaactgTTCGGTTCCCCCACCcgccaataatcccttcttttccgagattgaGGGCAATTTAATCAAGGtttactgacacttagtttgactcttcgactgtccatccaagggtggagatttgcatgccctgttcctataaataggtgcattctggggatgggaacgttcagacaaaaaaccttcctctgagtttcagatccttctctctcagataTTTCTCTGATCTCGTTTCCTCTCttcacttcacaactctcacaTGCCTATATCtccctccacattataaacccaaatccccaatcccaaaaccatttcatcaactccaatatttctaacagcaatctttcttaattactcatccatcaccactcttcaattctcgcattctctcaacccatcaccaatggaaccacaaacccaacaaccaaccgaggatggaggaagcaacaaagcagccgggagtagtgctaacaagCTTTACAGGCGGAGCAGTaccaggtggactcccactacagatcagataagaatcctcaaggagctttactactacaagggagttaggtccccaactgcagagcagattcagaggatctgtcagctgaaatggtacggaaAGATCGAGGGCAAGAACGTCTTTTATTGGTTCGGAAACCACAAGGTTCGGGAGAGGCAGAAGAAGAGGttcacttcggatgttcatgtgcccatgcaaagatcagggcttgttggtaatggtaatggtaccaattggaaatctgaggatcagtatattaacatGAACAACAAGTACTCTAACATTTGTCAAAGGGTTTCTTCTGCagttgcttctgcttcttcagctggtgtgattgcttttaacgagCAGATAGGGagctatggtggttatggatctatgaacatggagaagagttttagggattgttcaatctcagctggaaggggaactagttctactggtgTTGGTGGATCCATTAGTCACAATTTTGGGTCATGGGTCGGCTGCAGTGTTGACCCATATTTCTCCTCATCCTACactactagtactagtactactttCTTTGAAATGAATGAAGAACAAACTTTTatggaacaaagaggagaagatcaccaggagattgaaacccttccactgttccccatgcacggtgaggacatctttggcaacatgaagactacttccgagggaggtggCGGCTAAGGCTACTACTCCGGTGGCTGGGGCGGCTACAACGGTGGCTCTCGcacttcccttgagctcagcctcaactcctacggCTCGACCCTATTTTCCCGCGAAGGTGTTTTCTCTGCGAGAGAAGAGACAAAGCTCAAAAAAATTTCcagagccgctgactcggcttagtatagtgtagtgttgcccccttagtgttgctaggcgtaacgaagaaacgattatggacctcaaaaacaggccttcatgaatgggcttcgcgagtgtaggaacactagaatttccccccatgtcttatgcaaAGAAACCATGTACGACTCCTCCGagccccatgtcttatgcgaagaaaccggctaataaattaatctctaaAAATATCTCAGCCACAAATCAAGATATAGTAAGTTCTTGATACTTTTCGCGAGCTCATTTCGCTCGGAATTCACCTCTTGTCTGTACTCCATTTGCAGACTTCATGCAACTATTTTTTGTGGTGGATCTTTTGCGAAGCTTAGGAGGCGGATTTCGCTGTGCTTCAAAGTGCTTCGCTCAACTATTTCTGTGACGCCTGTGGGCCTTTGGGATGCTTCACAAACAAACAGGAGAGGCCTCCAAAATGATAGCTTCTCCAGAAATTCTTTGAGGAGAAATCTTCTCAAGGTAGAtccgagtgaggagaaatcttctcaaggtagatccgagtgaggagaaatctgtTTGAGCTTGGTGAAATTACTCCTCACGAAGACTTCGCTGGCTTTTTGGATCGACTTCGCCTCAGTGTTTCGACTCCTcagtaatttttggatcgcaatAATGGAATCATGGTGGGTTTAAATGATGAATTgaataagtagctgaattcaataagacattgtgaatcaaggtttagacatgcggcacaagtatagtcgcctagacacaaattttctttcaaatcctttgggcaaccttattGAAATGGCctggtgggggagggcgaacaagagaggcagaatccattttggcatgagctactcccacatagtggtttaggtccatttgcacggacttctggattcaagaacctgtcatgaacgttgtcccctttctagacaccatttcacataggctatacttactaagatgagaaaggtcataagtgtgaagacagttcaacaagtgttaataaaagccgcccttaaccttaagggacctgaactaggcaccaataaggagtttaggccaatattaacaaaagagacttcacctattccgttatgattcacaaccccttaccaacctcaacttcttaatagtggtgtgatttacatggagatttttcaatccccgacAACGGCGCCAGAAATAAATAAGTGTTTCCACCATTCGCCGCCTCaggaaagaaaagaacaagGAGAAACAAAAATTAAGTGATGGGATCGATATGGGTTGTTGCAAGTGGGTGACTGATATGTAAACTTTCCAAGGATACTAGACTAAACAATGGTGGAATGATGGTGGAGACAAAAATTAATGAAGAGAAATAGTGTGAGGGACAAGACTTGAAGAAAACTACAAACTGAAAAAGTGAcagaaaagaagcaaagaaagaGGCTAACAGTAgcatatttggctaacctctacaagatcacgggggaggccatctatgcttcactccaagctctaatgtatcaaaatttgtagggtaaaaatccctcctgtgagagcttgtaggaaaagaacaaagatacttcacgttgaagaatttggaggaatttggctcgtgagaggggtaatcttgccccccaagtatccttgttggttggcgaagcatgatcttcaattgcaattttggagatgAAAATGAGTATAGATCGGCTTTGTTACCAACTACCatatcatagaacatggtgtctttaGAATAAACCACGAATTGGCTTTTGCATTTGACCACTtgttggtctgaattctccacatcaagagcttcaaagaacttgaacTCCTTCATATGATTTTTTAAAACAATAATCAAATTATAATTATCATCATATTTATCATAGATTGGCTCCGCATCGAGATCAAATTTAGAATCACCAAAATTCGAAGAATCGATCTCTTCTTCGAAAATAGGCATATCAAATATTTGTTTGCCTCTATATTctttccaggcatcatattgaGACGCCTCTATGGACTGTTTAGTATCATCGACaaatttcttttgcaagaaatttggagctggataattgtaaagGAAAATTTTAGAAACAGTACATGAAGTTAAGCCCACTATACATGTGTACACGAAGTTACAAATTATGAACTTTGGTACACCAAATATAAACCCCGACCCACTATA
This region includes:
- the LOC133720394 gene encoding protein WUSCHEL-like, yielding MEPQTQQPTEDGGSNKAAGSSANKLYRRSSTRWTPTTDQIRILKELYYYKGVRSPTAEQIQRICQLKWYGKIEGKNVFYWFGNHKVRERQKKRFTSDVHVPMQRSGLVGNGNGTNWKSEDQYINMNNKYSNICQRVSSAVASASSAGVIAFNEQIGSYGGYGSMNMEKSFRDCSISAGRGTSSTGVGGSISHNFGSWVGCSVDPYFSSSYTTSTSTTFFEMNEEQTFMEQRGEDHQEIETLPLFPMHGEDIFGNMKTTSEGGGG